From a region of the Vanrija pseudolonga chromosome 2, complete sequence genome:
- the NAPEPLD_1 gene encoding N-acyl-phosphatidylethanolamine-hydrolyzing phospholipase D — MRGRLFSRLRHTTPLPLAAMTHLTITRPEGKRERKEHWANDEGTAFVNPWPSANMKAMGGTAVAKFIWEGLWISKKDDLADPSKFVKSTTVDFTPPAQGTVKATWLGHACVLVSFPPPADAPAGARGVNVLFDPVFSVRCGPTQLFGAPKRYTPVPCGDVNGLPEIDVVVISHNHYDHEDIPTLHALYKKQADHPPALLVPLNTVRTLGGVQAPKESVLELDWWEDVVIDVAGKGSVKLTCTPAQHTTARTPFDSAHSLWASWAAQSVDKAGDTGASVWFGGDTGYCCVEHETHEIDESRPVCPEFKNIGERLGPFDLALIPIGAYAPRWFLSTVHNSPIDAVRMFHDIKAKKAIAIHWGTWDLSHEPLSEPPQLLARAREQLGLTQEQFDTCALGGSVVVPVETA; from the exons ATGCGCGGCCGCCTCTTCTCGCGCCTCCGACACACCACCCCTCTaccgctcgccgccatgaCGCACCTCACCATCACCCGGCCCGAAggcaagcgcgagcgcaaggagcactgggccaacgacgagggcacGGCGTTCGTCAACCCGTGGCCCTCGGCCAACATGAAGGCGATGGGCGGGACTGCCGTGgccaag TTCATTTGGGAA GGACTCTGGATCAGCAAGaaggacgacctcgccgacccgTCCAAGTTCGTCAAGAGCACCACGGTCGActtcacgccgccggcgcagggCACCGTCAAGGCCACCTGGCTCGGACACGCGTGCGTGCTCGTCTCGttcccgccgccagcggacgcgccggccggcgcgcgtggcgtcAACGTGCTGTTCGACCCCGTGTTCTCGGTGCGCTGTGGGCCGACGCAGCTGTTCGGCGCGCCGAAGCGGTACAcgc CCGTGCCCTGTGGCGATGTGAACGGCCTGCCGGAGATCGACGTAGTG GTCATCTCGCACAACCACTACGACCACGAGGACATCCCGACCCTGCACGCGCTGTACAAGAAGCAGGCGGATCACCCGCCGGCGCTCCTGGTCCCGCTCAACACGGTgcgcacgctcggcggcgtgcaggcgCCCAAGGAgagcgtgctcgagctcgactggTGGGAGGACGTCGTGATCGACGTGGCGGGCAAGGGCAGCGTCAAGCTCACgtgcacgccggcgcagcacacgacggcgcgcacgccgttCGACAGCGCGCACTCGCtctgggcgagctgggcggccCAGAGcgtcgacaaggccggcgacacgggcgcgagcgtgtggtttggcggcgacacgggctACTGCtgcgtcgagcacgagacGCACGAGATTGATGAGTCAAGGCCAGTGTGCCCCGAGTTCAAGAACAttggcgagcgcctcggcccgttcgacctcgcgctcatccCCATCGGCGCATACGCGCCCCGCTGGTTCCTGTCGACGGTGCACAATTCGCCCATAGATGCCGTGCGCATGTTCCACGATATT AAAGCCAAGAAGGCAATCGCGATCCACTGGGGTACTTGGGACCTCTCGCACGAGCCACTCAGCGAGCCGCCAcagctgctggcgcgcgcgcgcgagcagctcggcctcacgCAGGAGCAGTTCGACACGTGTGCCCTTGGTgggtcggtcgtcgtgccgGTGGAGACGGCGTAG
- the MAGO2 gene encoding Protein mago nashi 2, with the protein MSIADLGGDPFYLRTGHQGMHGHEFLEFEYTHGRLRYANNSNYRNDSLIRKEVYVGPAVAEELKRIVRESEVTKEDDATWPKKNVVGRQELEIRIDKDHISFETAKIGSLADVNDSADAEGLRVFYYLVQDLKCFIFSLITLHFKIKPIQQ; encoded by the exons ATGTCTATTGCCGACCTCGGGGGCGACCCCTTCTACCTCCG CACCGGACACCAGGGCATGCACGGCCACGAGTTCCTCGAGTTCGAGTACACCCACG GCCGCTTGCGCTATGCCAACAACTCGAACTACCGTAACGACTCGCTCATCCGCAAGGAAG TTTATGtcggccccgccgtcgccgaggagctgaAGCGCATCGTGCGGGAAAGCGAAGTGACAAA AGAAGACGACGCGACGTGGCCCAAGAAGAACGTTGTGGGACGGCAGGAGCTCGAGATCAGGATAGACAAGGACCACATCTCGTTCGAG ACGGCCAAGATCGGATCCCTAGCCGACGTCAacgacagcgccgacgccgagggcctgcGCGTGTTCTACTACCTCGTCCAGGACCTCAAGTGCTTCATCTTCTCCCTCATCACCCTCCACTTCAAGATCAAGCCCA TCCAACAATGA
- the LPD1 gene encoding Dihydrolipoyl dehydrogenase, mitochondrial, with protein MLSRTPLAAGLLRPLTNPASSYAAARGLLRVRGLATEAKPYDVVVIGGGPGGYVAAIKAAQLGFKTACIDKRGPPGGTCLNVGCIPSKAMLNNSHIYHQTLHDTKERGIDVGDVKLNLPQMLAAKENSVTTLTSGIETYLFKKYGVDYLKGAAAFETANKINVALNEGGETQLDAKNVIIATGSEVTPFPGLEIDEERIVSSTGALSLKEVPKKLVVIGGGVIGLELGSVWARLGAEVTVVEFLGAIGGAGMDAEVAKTFQRSLQKQGFKFKLNTKVIGGERQGDSVKLKVDSAKGGKEEELEADVVLVAIGRRPYTTGLGLDKIGVEVDGKGRIVIDDQFNTSVPGVKCIGDATFGPMLAHKAEEEGIAAAEILKTGHGHVDYGAIPSVVYTHPEVAWVGKNEQELKADGVNFSVGKYPFAANSRAKTNQDQEGFVKFLTEKDTNTILGVHIIGPGAGELIAEGTLALSYKASAEDETLSEAVKEAALSTYDKPINF; from the exons ATGCTTTCCAGGACACCCCTT GCGGCTGGCCTCCTTCGCCCCCTCACCAaccccgcgtcgtcgtacgcTGCGGCTCGTggcctcctccgcgtccGTGGCCTCGCTACCGAGGCCAAGCCCTACGATGTCGTTGTCATCGGCGGTGGACCCGGTGGCTACGTCGCTGCCATCAaggccgcccagctcggcttCAAG ACCGCCTGCATTGACAAGCGCGGCCCTCCCGGCGGTACCTGCCTGAACGTTGGCTGCATACCATCAAAGGCCAT GCTTAACAACTCGCACATCTACCACCAGACCCTCCACGACACCAAGGAGCGCGGTATCGACGTCGGCGATGTCAAGCTCAACCTCCCCCAGATGCTCGCTGCCAAGGAGAACTCGGTCACCACCCTCACCAGCGGTATCGAGACCTACCTCTTCAAGAAGTACGGTGTCGACTACCTCAagggtgccgccgccttTGAGACCGCCAACAAGATCAACGTCGCCCTCAACGAGGGTGGAGAGACCCAGCTTGACGCCAAGAACGTCATCATTGCTACCGGCTCCGAGGTCACCCCTTTCCCCGGTCTTGAGATTGACGAGGAGCGCATTGTTTCTTCCACTGGTGCCCTCTCGCTCAAGGAGGTCCCCAAGAAGCTGGTCGTTATCGGCGGTGGTGTTATtggtctcgagctcggctcggTCTGGGCCCGTCTCGGTGCCGAGGTGACCGTTGTCGAGTTCCTCGGCGCCATTGGCGGTGCCGGcatggacgccgaggtcgccaagaCCTTCCAGCGCAGCCTCCAGAAGCAGGGCTTCAAGTTCAAGCTCAACACCAAGGTCATTGGTGGCGAGCGCCAGGGCGACTCTGTCAAGCTCAAGGTCGACTcggccaagggcggcaaggaggaggagctcgaggctgaTGTCGTTCTTGTTGCTATCGGCCGTCGCCCGTACACCACtggtcttggccttgacaagattggcgtcgaggtcgacggcaagggccGTATCGTCATCGACGACCAGTTCAACACCTCGGTCCCCGGTGTCAAGTGCATCGGTGACGCCACTTTCGGCCCCATGCTCGCCcacaaggccgaggaggagggtatcgccgccgccgagatcctCAAGACTGGCCACGGCCACGTCGACTACGGAGCCATCCCCTCGGTCGTCTACACCCACCCCGAGGTCGCCTGGGTCGGCAAGAACGAGcaggagctcaaggccgacggcgtcaacTTCTCGGTCGGCAAGTACCCCTTCGCCGCCAACTCGCGTGCCAAGACCAACCAGGACCAGGAGGGCTTTGTCAAGTTC CTTACTGAGAAGGACACCAACACCATCCTCGGTGTTCACATCA TTGGCCCCGGTGCCGGCGAGCTCATCGCTGAGggcaccctcgccctctcgtACAAGGCCTCTGCTGAAGATGA GACGCTCTCCGAGGCGGTCAAGGAG GCTGCCCTCAGCACGTACGACAAGCCTATCAACTTCTAA